One window from the genome of Synechococcus sp. PROS-7-1 encodes:
- the psbP gene encoding photosystem II reaction center PsbP, with protein MRFPLHSSLRTLCALLCVLMLTACSGAGAGLNSFKSPDGRYAFLYPAGWTRVAVTGGPQVVFHDLINSDETVSLVVSDVDPDNDLEGLGSAVAVGERLRREVIAPDGSGRDAELIEARERESAGHRFYDLEYAVHLQNRDRHELATVVVDRGRLYTLATSTNEERWTKVQGLFESVITSFTLLI; from the coding sequence ATGCGTTTTCCGCTGCACTCTTCGCTCAGAACATTGTGCGCACTTCTCTGCGTCTTGATGCTGACCGCTTGCAGCGGAGCGGGGGCCGGGCTCAACTCCTTTAAGAGCCCTGATGGACGCTATGCCTTCCTCTACCCGGCTGGGTGGACTCGCGTAGCCGTGACCGGGGGGCCGCAGGTGGTGTTTCATGACCTAATCAACAGTGATGAAACCGTCAGCCTGGTGGTTTCGGATGTGGATCCAGACAATGACCTTGAAGGGTTGGGAAGTGCCGTTGCCGTCGGCGAACGACTGCGGCGTGAGGTGATTGCTCCCGACGGCAGCGGCCGTGATGCTGAACTCATCGAAGCGCGCGAACGGGAGAGCGCTGGTCACAGGTTCTATGACCTGGAATACGCCGTTCATCTTCAAAACCGCGATCGTCACGAGCTGGCCACGGTTGTGGTCGATCGCGGTCGCCTTTACACCCTGGCTACCAGCACTAACGAAGAGCGCTGGACGAAGGTTCAGGGATTGTTTGAGTCAGTGATCACCTCCTTTACCCTGCTGATCTGA
- the recR gene encoding recombination mediator RecR — protein MARLIDQFERLPGIGPRTAQRLALHLLRQPEEQIRSFADALLAARTEVGHCQTCHHLSAEPICEICRNPERSNGQICVVADSRDLLALERTREFSGNYHVLGGLISPMDGIGPDLLQISSLVKRVAANNTEEVILALTPSVEGDTTSLYVARLLKPFTRVSRIAYGLPVGSELEYADDVTLSRALEGRRAVE, from the coding sequence CTGGCACGGCTGATCGATCAATTCGAGCGGTTGCCTGGTATTGGCCCACGCACTGCCCAGCGACTGGCCCTGCATCTGCTTCGCCAACCGGAGGAGCAGATCCGCAGTTTTGCCGATGCACTCCTGGCGGCGCGAACGGAGGTTGGCCATTGCCAGACCTGCCATCACCTCAGCGCGGAGCCAATCTGTGAAATCTGCCGTAATCCGGAACGGTCCAACGGCCAGATCTGCGTGGTGGCTGATTCACGCGATCTTCTGGCACTGGAACGCACCAGGGAATTTTCAGGTAACTATCACGTTCTCGGAGGTCTGATCTCACCCATGGATGGAATCGGCCCCGACCTGCTTCAGATCTCCAGCTTGGTGAAGAGGGTCGCAGCCAACAACACTGAAGAAGTGATCCTGGCACTCACGCCCAGTGTGGAAGGCGACACCACCAGCCTCTATGTGGCCAGGTTGCTCAAGCCTTTCACCCGTGTCAGTCGGATTGCTTATGGGCTGCCGGTGGGCAGCGAGCTGGAATATGCCGACGATGTCACCCTCAGCCGAGCGCTCGAAGGGCGGCGAGCTGTGGAGTGA
- the lipA gene encoding lipoyl synthase, giving the protein MSRYSSIPPRERLPEWLRRSIGDASAIERVQTLVKSNALHTICEEGRCPNRGECYAAGTATFLLGGSICTRSCAFCQVDKGRAPEELNPMEAERVANAVISMGLRYVVLTAVARDDLEDHGASLFTSAMEAIRQRNPLIAIEVLTPDFWGGQPDQRKGIQVQRRRLKTVLDASPVCFNHNLETVERLQGEVRRGATYERSLGLLAAARELAPAIPTKSGLMLGLGETREEVIQTMEHLRAVDCQRLTIGQYMRPSLAHIPVARYWHPDEFSELGHIASELGFSVVRSAPLVRSSYHAAA; this is encoded by the coding sequence ATCAGTCGCTACTCCTCGATTCCACCCCGGGAACGTCTGCCCGAGTGGTTGCGGCGCTCCATCGGCGACGCCTCCGCGATCGAGCGTGTTCAAACCCTTGTGAAATCCAACGCCCTTCACACCATCTGCGAAGAAGGACGCTGCCCGAATCGGGGCGAGTGTTACGCCGCCGGCACCGCCACATTTCTGCTGGGTGGGTCCATCTGCACGCGCAGTTGTGCGTTCTGTCAGGTGGACAAGGGCCGGGCTCCCGAAGAGCTGAACCCCATGGAAGCGGAACGGGTGGCGAATGCCGTGATCTCCATGGGGCTCCGTTATGTGGTGCTCACCGCTGTTGCCCGCGACGATCTTGAAGACCATGGCGCATCTCTCTTCACCTCGGCCATGGAAGCGATCCGACAGCGCAATCCGCTGATCGCGATCGAGGTGCTGACTCCAGACTTCTGGGGCGGCCAGCCGGACCAGCGCAAAGGGATCCAGGTGCAACGGCGGCGATTGAAAACGGTTCTCGACGCCTCCCCCGTCTGCTTCAACCACAATCTGGAAACCGTCGAGCGCTTGCAGGGCGAGGTGAGACGTGGTGCGACCTACGAACGCTCGCTGGGACTGCTGGCCGCTGCCAGGGAACTCGCACCAGCGATCCCCACCAAAAGTGGACTGATGCTCGGACTGGGCGAAACCCGAGAGGAGGTAATCCAAACCATGGAGCACCTTCGGGCTGTGGACTGCCAACGCCTCACCATCGGTCAGTACATGCGGCCTTCCCTGGCCCACATTCCCGTCGCCCGCTATTGGCATCCGGATGAATTCTCAGAACTGGGCCACATCGCCTCGGAGCTTGGCTTCTCCGTGGTACGCAGCGCTCCACTGGTGCGCAGCAGCTATCACGCCGCGGCCTGA
- a CDS encoding DUF952 domain-containing protein — protein sequence MAPLPILYSFRRCPYAMRARWAILEAGLLVRWREVELKAKPAAMLESSPKGTVPVLVLADGTTVDESVDVIHWAVHQADPRDLARRQCLKQQAEIRDLINANDGAFKHHLDRFKYTDRYPGACKEHHRQAGLEILRRWSQRIDGHGGWLLEDGCSLADGALFPFVRQWRIADPQGFDSAQGLKGLRGWLQGFLDNPGFERLMQRADPWSPGGHQPHFPADAIAVPKDQALFHLALAEDWSQAERCGHYSTSTRGLSLEQVGFIHLSWRDQIPDTFRRFYADAGDVRLLTVDPMQIQAPLRADAVPSGELFPHLYGALPVEAVTSVTSYPSD from the coding sequence ATGGCACCCCTGCCGATTCTCTACAGCTTCCGGCGCTGTCCTTACGCGATGCGAGCCCGCTGGGCCATTCTCGAGGCAGGCCTCCTGGTGCGATGGAGGGAAGTGGAGCTCAAGGCCAAGCCCGCCGCCATGTTGGAGAGTTCGCCGAAAGGAACCGTTCCTGTTCTTGTGCTCGCCGACGGGACGACCGTCGATGAAAGTGTGGATGTGATCCACTGGGCTGTGCATCAGGCTGATCCCCGCGACCTCGCCCGTCGGCAGTGCCTCAAGCAGCAAGCCGAGATCCGCGATCTGATCAACGCCAACGACGGTGCGTTCAAGCATCATCTGGATCGCTTCAAATACACCGATCGTTATCCCGGCGCCTGCAAAGAACACCACCGACAGGCTGGTCTGGAGATTCTCCGTCGCTGGTCGCAGCGGATCGACGGCCATGGAGGCTGGCTTTTGGAGGATGGATGTTCGCTGGCGGACGGGGCCTTGTTCCCCTTTGTGCGTCAGTGGCGGATTGCCGATCCGCAGGGATTCGACAGTGCTCAGGGGTTGAAGGGCCTGCGTGGCTGGTTGCAGGGCTTCCTCGACAACCCTGGATTTGAACGCTTGATGCAACGGGCTGATCCCTGGTCTCCGGGGGGGCATCAGCCCCATTTCCCAGCCGACGCCATCGCCGTACCCAAGGACCAAGCCCTGTTCCATCTGGCTCTTGCTGAGGACTGGTCGCAGGCCGAGCGATGCGGCCACTACTCCACCTCAACCCGAGGGCTGTCTTTGGAACAGGTGGGTTTCATTCACCTGTCCTGGCGAGACCAGATACCCGATACCTTTCGGCGTTTTTACGCTGATGCCGGTGATGTTCGCTTGCTCACCGTGGATCCGATGCAGATTCAGGCTCCCTTGCGCGCTGATGCTGTTCCCAGTGGAGAGCTGTTCCCCCACCTTTATGGCGCCTTGCCTGTTGAGGCGGTGACCTCGGTCACCTCTTACCCCTCAGACTGA
- a CDS encoding rhodanese-related sulfurtransferase, which yields MSPLPSAPSRFLVAAFYAFTPLERDTLSLLLKELPALAAQETVLGSVLLAPEGVNGTISGPDEGVEQLLQRLRSDLDLGEAHFERLQVKFSRCDRQAFRRFKARRKKEIVTMGVPSVDPRARVGTYVSPADWNAVVDDPDTLLIDTRNRYEVAIGSFEGAVDPGTESFREFPEWVEKELRPLVERRAPARIAMFCTGGIRCEKASSFLMQNGFPEIHHLQGGILSYLEQIPESASRWRGECFVFDQRVALNHQLQPGQHRLCHACGLPLTPEQRAMESYIPGVQCLHCKDRFSDQDRARFRERQRQWEQQHAGGQ from the coding sequence ATGAGTCCGCTGCCCTCAGCTCCATCGCGGTTCCTGGTGGCTGCGTTCTACGCCTTCACCCCGCTGGAGAGGGACACGCTCTCTTTGTTGTTGAAGGAGCTTCCAGCACTGGCTGCTCAGGAGACTGTTCTCGGTTCCGTGCTGCTTGCACCGGAGGGGGTGAACGGAACCATTTCCGGGCCTGATGAGGGGGTGGAGCAACTTCTCCAGCGCTTGCGGTCTGATCTGGATCTTGGCGAAGCGCATTTTGAGCGCCTTCAAGTGAAATTCAGCCGCTGTGACCGCCAGGCCTTCCGGCGCTTCAAAGCGAGGCGTAAAAAGGAGATCGTGACCATGGGCGTCCCGTCGGTCGATCCGCGCGCGCGGGTTGGCACATACGTTTCCCCAGCCGACTGGAACGCTGTGGTCGATGATCCTGACACGCTTCTCATCGACACGCGCAATCGCTATGAGGTGGCCATCGGCAGCTTTGAGGGTGCTGTCGATCCAGGCACCGAAAGCTTCCGAGAGTTTCCGGAATGGGTTGAAAAGGAACTTCGCCCGCTGGTGGAGCGCAGGGCTCCGGCGCGGATCGCCATGTTTTGCACTGGTGGCATCCGTTGCGAGAAAGCCAGCAGTTTTCTGATGCAGAACGGTTTCCCTGAGATTCATCATCTGCAGGGAGGAATTCTGAGCTACCTGGAGCAGATTCCCGAATCCGCAAGCCGATGGCGGGGGGAGTGCTTTGTGTTTGATCAGCGCGTCGCCCTCAACCACCAGCTTCAACCCGGGCAGCACAGGCTTTGTCATGCTTGCGGCCTGCCGCTCACGCCTGAGCAACGGGCGATGGAGAGCTACATCCCCGGGGTGCAGTGTCTTCACTGCAAGGACCGGTTCTCGGATCAGGATCGTGCCCGTTTCCGTGAACGCCAACGCCAGTGGGAGCAGCAGCACGCAGGCGGACAATGA
- the bioB gene encoding biotin synthase BioB translates to MSERLDQRHDWTVEEIEALLQSPLMDLLWNAQAVHRTANPGYRVQLASLLSVKTGGCEEDCAYCPQSMHHSSDVTGQPDLEVQAVLDRARVAAEAGADRFCMGWAWREIREGPAFESMLSMVRGVRELGLEACVTAGMLTDTQAERLAEAGLTAYNHNLDTSPEHYDNIITTRTYQERLETLQRVRQAGVTLCCGGIIGMGESLRDRASMLQVLACLDPHPESVPINALVAVEGTPLEAQPSIDPLELVRMVAVARILMPYSRVRLSAGREQLNREAQILCLQAGADSIFYGDSLLTTSNPAVESDRALLAAAGVQASWQEAPAA, encoded by the coding sequence ATGAGCGAACGGTTAGATCAACGCCATGACTGGACTGTGGAAGAGATCGAAGCGCTTCTCCAGAGCCCTTTGATGGATCTGCTGTGGAACGCTCAGGCTGTGCACCGCACCGCCAATCCCGGCTACAGAGTGCAGTTGGCTTCTCTGCTCAGCGTCAAGACCGGAGGCTGCGAGGAGGACTGTGCGTACTGTCCCCAGTCGATGCATCACAGCAGTGATGTCACAGGCCAGCCTGATCTTGAGGTGCAGGCGGTTCTCGACAGGGCCCGTGTGGCTGCTGAAGCCGGTGCTGATCGCTTCTGCATGGGCTGGGCCTGGCGTGAAATCCGCGAGGGCCCTGCCTTCGAATCGATGTTGTCGATGGTGCGTGGCGTGAGGGAGCTTGGCCTTGAGGCCTGCGTGACCGCCGGCATGCTCACAGACACCCAGGCTGAACGACTGGCAGAGGCAGGGCTCACGGCCTACAACCACAACCTCGATACCAGTCCGGAGCACTACGACAACATCATCACCACGCGCACCTATCAGGAGCGTTTGGAAACGCTTCAAAGGGTCCGACAGGCGGGCGTGACGCTCTGTTGCGGCGGAATCATTGGTATGGGCGAGTCGCTACGTGATCGCGCCTCAATGCTGCAGGTGTTGGCGTGTCTGGATCCCCATCCTGAAAGTGTGCCAATCAATGCGCTCGTTGCGGTGGAGGGCACCCCACTGGAGGCCCAACCCAGCATTGACCCCTTGGAGCTTGTGCGCATGGTGGCTGTCGCCCGGATCCTGATGCCCTACAGCCGCGTGCGGCTCAGCGCCGGGCGTGAGCAGCTCAATCGCGAAGCACAGATTCTCTGCCTGCAGGCCGGAGCTGACTCGATTTTCTACGGAGACTCCTTGCTCACCACCAGCAACCCCGCGGTTGAGTCCGATCGTGCTCTTCTCGCTGCAGCCGGAGTGCAGGCCAGCTGGCAGGAGGCTCCCGCTGCATGA
- a CDS encoding isoprenyl transferase, with amino-acid sequence MSRQLATSADQLESRRCPDGLDPSRLPGHIAVIMDGNGRWAKARGLPRVMGHRAGVEALKTTLRLCNDWGIGALTAYAFSTENWSRPGEEVNFLMTLFERVLQRELDALESEQVRIRFLGDLEALPSRLQALIADATARTAANRGIHFNVCTNYGGRRELVRASRRLAERVASGELQASQIDENALAAELYTVGERDPDLLIRTSGEQRISNFLLWQLAYAEIHVTDVCWPDFGSDALLSALSDYQSRRRRFGGLDGVMPDVLGS; translated from the coding sequence TTGAGTCGTCAACTGGCCACCAGTGCTGATCAGCTCGAGTCCAGGCGTTGTCCCGATGGTCTGGACCCCTCCAGGCTGCCTGGCCATATCGCGGTGATCATGGACGGCAACGGTCGCTGGGCCAAAGCGCGCGGCCTGCCCCGGGTGATGGGGCATCGGGCTGGAGTGGAGGCCCTCAAGACCACGCTCAGGCTCTGCAACGACTGGGGCATCGGTGCTCTCACGGCCTATGCCTTTTCAACGGAGAACTGGTCGCGCCCTGGTGAGGAGGTGAATTTCTTGATGACCCTGTTCGAAAGAGTGCTGCAGCGGGAGCTGGATGCACTGGAATCAGAACAGGTGCGCATCCGCTTTCTCGGAGATCTTGAAGCCCTCCCGTCGCGTTTGCAGGCGCTGATCGCTGATGCCACAGCGCGGACGGCCGCCAACCGCGGCATTCATTTCAATGTTTGCACCAACTACGGCGGACGCCGGGAACTGGTCCGCGCGTCCCGTCGCCTCGCTGAACGGGTCGCAAGCGGAGAACTTCAGGCGTCACAGATTGACGAAAACGCTCTTGCAGCAGAGCTCTACACCGTTGGAGAGCGCGATCCAGATCTCCTCATTCGTACCAGTGGAGAGCAGAGGATCAGCAATTTCCTGCTCTGGCAGCTGGCCTATGCCGAGATTCATGTCACTGATGTGTGCTGGCCTGATTTCGGTTCTGATGCCCTTCTGTCCGCTCTGAGCGACTACCAAAGTCGTCGTCGGCGCTTTGGCGGATTGGACGGGGTGATGCCCGACGTTCTGGGATCCTGA
- the cdaA gene encoding diadenylate cyclase CdaA has protein sequence MNVLAVLQWRQLYDQLSSSLFQWRLLDVFCAVVLGFLLFSRVNEQRTLWLLRGYLFLVFLAWFVQWSETLPLTSTFIDALVLACSLSLAILWQGELRRLMELLGTGKLAVLLGNPQSRLRTTASTVAQLTDAAGRLSKSRRGALIVVDLGSDLRPEDFLNPGITIDAQLSKELLLNLFAADTPLHDGAVVIKGNRIISAGVILPLSRQGVSRYGTRHLAALGITERFDRCICVVISEESGTLSLANQGKLERPITSSRLQDLLTELIAASVSSAAVKAPSPRSVKQGTQEFRP, from the coding sequence ATGAACGTGTTGGCGGTGTTGCAGTGGCGCCAGCTGTACGACCAACTGTCATCTTCACTTTTTCAGTGGCGCCTTCTCGACGTCTTCTGTGCTGTTGTTCTCGGCTTCCTGCTGTTTTCCCGCGTCAACGAACAGCGAACGCTGTGGTTGCTCAGGGGGTACCTCTTCCTCGTCTTCTTGGCGTGGTTCGTTCAGTGGTCCGAGACGCTGCCCCTGACTTCAACGTTTATTGATGCGTTGGTGCTGGCCTGTTCTTTATCCCTGGCCATCCTCTGGCAGGGGGAATTGCGCAGGCTGATGGAATTGCTGGGCACTGGCAAGTTGGCTGTGCTGCTTGGTAATCCTCAGAGCCGACTGCGAACGACCGCCAGCACGGTGGCTCAACTCACTGACGCAGCCGGGCGTTTATCCAAGAGTCGTCGTGGTGCCTTAATCGTGGTTGATCTTGGCAGTGATCTGAGGCCTGAGGACTTCCTCAATCCGGGAATCACGATCGACGCGCAGCTCAGCAAAGAGCTGCTCTTGAACCTCTTTGCCGCCGATACACCGCTCCATGACGGTGCGGTGGTGATCAAGGGAAACCGCATCATTTCGGCAGGGGTCATCCTGCCCCTGTCCAGGCAAGGGGTCAGTCGCTATGGAACCCGACATCTGGCTGCACTCGGGATTACTGAACGCTTCGATCGCTGCATCTGCGTGGTGATTTCCGAGGAATCCGGCACCTTGTCCCTCGCTAACCAGGGCAAGCTTGAGCGACCGATTACCAGCTCTCGTTTGCAGGACCTGCTCACCGAACTGATCGCCGCGTCGGTTTCATCGGCGGCAGTGAAAGCACCATCCCCACGTAGCGTGAAGCAAGGAACTCAGGAATTTCGGCCTTGA
- the lysA gene encoding diaminopimelate decarboxylase, translating to MSQPFELGCDTNSPNRNLAPITAEIDSQGKLTVGGCALSDLAERYGTPLYVLDEASIRQACRAYREALERHYPGPSLAIYASKANSSMALSALVASEGLGLDAVSAGELITALDGGMPADRMVLHGNNKSLEELALAYRSGVMVVADNQHDLDLLQTLVPEHGEPVRLMLRFTPGIECHTHEYIRTGHLDSKFGFDPDELEPVLRSLQGATWARVEGLHAHIGSQIFELEPHRDLAAVMADALGLARELGHPVRDLNVGGGLGIRYVSSDDPPSIDAWVQVVGTAVASACQQRNLDLPRLLCEPGRSLVAPAGVTVYTVGARKVVPGIRTYLSVDGGMSDNPRPITYQSQYTACLADRPKAEPEETVTIAGKHCESGDVLLKDLAFPACTSGEILVVLATGAYNVSMSSNYNRIPRPATVLVKGAEAELVQRREQPEDLLRYDLLPERLRSVV from the coding sequence ATGTCTCAGCCTTTTGAACTCGGGTGTGACACAAACAGTCCAAATCGAAACCTCGCTCCGATCACGGCCGAGATCGATTCACAAGGAAAACTCACGGTTGGCGGCTGTGCGTTGAGCGACCTGGCAGAGCGTTACGGAACGCCCCTTTACGTGCTCGACGAAGCCAGTATTCGCCAGGCATGTCGCGCCTACCGGGAGGCCCTTGAACGTCATTACCCCGGACCTTCTCTGGCGATCTACGCCTCAAAGGCCAACAGTTCGATGGCCTTATCGGCTTTGGTCGCGTCGGAGGGGCTCGGCCTGGATGCTGTTTCGGCCGGTGAGCTGATCACAGCCCTCGATGGCGGCATGCCGGCTGATCGCATGGTGCTGCATGGCAACAACAAATCGTTGGAGGAGCTGGCACTCGCCTATCGCAGCGGCGTGATGGTGGTCGCCGATAACCAGCACGACCTGGATCTGTTGCAAACTCTCGTTCCGGAGCACGGCGAGCCGGTGAGGCTCATGCTCCGCTTCACTCCGGGAATCGAGTGCCACACCCACGAGTACATCCGCACGGGACACCTCGACAGCAAGTTCGGGTTCGATCCGGATGAGCTCGAGCCTGTGCTCCGCTCTCTGCAAGGTGCGACTTGGGCCAGGGTCGAGGGTTTGCACGCCCATATCGGTTCGCAGATCTTTGAGCTGGAACCCCATCGCGACCTTGCTGCCGTGATGGCTGATGCCCTTGGGTTGGCTCGGGAGCTTGGACATCCAGTCCGCGATCTCAATGTGGGTGGTGGTTTGGGCATTCGCTATGTGAGCAGCGACGATCCGCCGAGCATCGATGCTTGGGTTCAAGTGGTTGGAACGGCGGTGGCATCCGCCTGCCAACAGCGCAACCTGGATCTTCCTCGCCTCCTGTGTGAGCCTGGCCGGTCGCTTGTGGCGCCTGCAGGCGTCACCGTGTACACGGTTGGGGCTCGCAAGGTTGTCCCGGGAATCCGCACCTACCTGTCTGTTGATGGGGGCATGAGCGATAACCCCAGGCCGATTACCTATCAATCGCAGTACACAGCCTGTCTGGCCGATCGGCCCAAGGCGGAGCCTGAAGAGACGGTCACGATCGCTGGAAAGCACTGTGAGTCTGGGGACGTCCTGCTGAAAGATTTGGCGTTTCCGGCTTGCACCAGTGGAGAGATTCTCGTGGTGCTCGCAACGGGGGCTTACAACGTATCGATGAGCTCGAACTACAACCGCATTCCCAGGCCTGCCACGGTGTTGGTGAAAGGTGCTGAGGCGGAGCTGGTGCAGCGCAGGGAGCAGCCAGAGGATTTACTGCGATACGACCTGCTGCCAGAACGCTTGCGATCGGTAGTCTGA
- a CDS encoding GNAT family N-acetyltransferase translates to MEGSHGQNQPRPLGIGDLEACLALDRMALNGLWTSEQWTRELTDDNRIALGIDDAERQLIALAAGWLVADELQITAVAVAPHQRKQGLGTLIMKALIQRGGNAGAVEASLDVASNNKAAIALYASLGFVTTGSRRKYYRDGSDALLQWLKIENSRDIHTDQTENSNTFRH, encoded by the coding sequence ATGGAGGGCTCTCACGGTCAAAACCAACCGCGCCCTCTCGGGATCGGGGACCTGGAGGCATGCCTGGCCCTTGATCGCATGGCCCTGAATGGTCTCTGGACTTCAGAGCAATGGACGCGAGAACTCACCGACGACAACAGGATTGCCCTGGGGATCGACGATGCAGAGAGGCAGCTGATTGCCCTCGCAGCAGGTTGGCTGGTGGCTGACGAACTCCAGATCACGGCTGTCGCTGTTGCCCCCCATCAGCGCAAGCAGGGGCTCGGGACCCTGATCATGAAGGCCCTGATCCAGCGTGGAGGGAATGCAGGGGCTGTGGAGGCAAGCCTGGATGTGGCCAGCAACAACAAAGCCGCGATCGCGTTGTACGCAAGTTTGGGGTTTGTGACCACCGGATCCCGACGGAAGTACTACCGAGATGGAAGCGACGCACTGCTGCAGTGGCTGAAAATCGAAAACAGTAGGGATATCCACACTGATCAAACAGAAAACTCGAATACTTTTCGGCATTGA